A genomic region of Chelmon rostratus isolate fCheRos1 chromosome 8, fCheRos1.pri, whole genome shotgun sequence contains the following coding sequences:
- the prpf3 gene encoding U4/U6 small nuclear ribonucleoprotein Prp3 — MSLPKREMEELRPWVERTVKKVLGFSEPTVVTAALHCVGKGLDKRKTIDQLRPFLDDSAGGFVERLFEALEESRSSRGNKGAGERNRKRDLKDVFGDEAETGAVRETPEPGDGTTAKRKRVPRFEEVEEPEVIPGPPSESPGMLTKMQIKQMMEAATKQIEERKKQLSFASSVPPAPSQLESPPVSRLLGTPTAAAAGVASSIAPSQAASFMNDAIEKARKAAELQARIQSQLAMKPGILGALGNTGPHNLVALANLHAMGIAPPKVEAKEVNKPTPLILDDKGRTVDASGKEVELTHRMPTLKANIRAVKREQFRQQLKEKPGEDLESTSYFDQRVFITPAQRPRRAFKFHEQGRFEKIAQRIRTKAQLERLQCEIAQAAKKTGIQASTKLALIAPKKEIGEGEVPSIEWWDSFILPSNIDITPDTKFEELELFGVTNLVEHPAQISPPVDTDKPVTLGVYLTKKEQKKLRRQTRREGQKEVQEKVRLGLMPPPEPKVRISNLMRVLGTEAVQDPTKVEAHVRAQMAKRQKAHEEANAARKLTSEQRKEKKVKKLKEDLTDGVHIAVYRIRNLQNPAKKFKVEANANQLYLTGTVVLHRDVNLVVVEGGPKSQKKFKRMMLHRIKWEEHNSKRDDPDGDDDTKRNNKCWLIWEGTAKERSFGEMKFKQCPTESMAREHFKKHGTEHYWDLALSMSVLDTTDD, encoded by the exons ACCAGCTGCGTCCCTTCCTTGATGACTCTGCTGGAGGTTTTGTGGAGCGTCTTTTTGAGGCTTTGGAGGAAAGCCGCAGTTCCCGTGGCAATAAAGGAGCAGGAGAAAGGAACCGCAAGAGAGACCTTAAG GATGTGTTTGGTGATGAAGCTGAAACTGGTGCTGTGCGAGAAACTCCAGAGCCAGGAGATGGGACAACCGCTAAGCGGAAGCGGGTCCCTCGCTtcgaggaggtggaggagcctGAGGTCATACCTGGACCTCCATCTGAGAGCCCTGGCATGCTCACCAAAATGCAG ATAAAACAGATGATGGAGGCTGCCACAAAACAGatagaagagaggaagaaacaacTGAGCTTTGCCTCTTCAGTCCCTCCTGCACCA TCACAACTGGAAAGCCCCCCAGTCTCACGCCTTCTTGGCActcccactgctgcagctgctggtgttgctTCATCTATCGCCCCGTCCCAGGCTGCCAGCTTCATGAATGATGCTATCGAGAAGGCCCGCaaggctgctgagctgcaggccCGCATCCAGTCCCAGTTAGCCATGAAACCCGGTATCCTCGGAGCCTTGGGGAACACCGGGCCTCACAACCTAGTGGCACTAGCTAATCTACACGCTATGGGAATTGCCCCACC GAAAGTAGAAGCCAAAGAAGTGAACAAGCCGACGCCTCTCATTCTGGATGACAAGGGAAGAACTGTAGACGCCAGTGGCAAAGAGGTTGAACTCACACACCGCATGCCCACACTGAAAG CGAACATTCGAGCGGTGAAGAGGGAGCAGTTCCGCcagcagctgaaggagaagCCTGGAGAGGACTTGGAGTCTACCTCCTATTTCGACCAACGTGTGTTTATTACACCAGCTCAGCGTCCTCGCAGGGCCTTCAAGTTCCACGAGCAGGGGCGCTTTGAGAAGATCGCTCAGAGAATAAGAACCAAG GCCCAGTTGGAAAGGTTGCAGTGTGAGATTGCCCAGGCAGCAAAGAAGACAGGAATCCAGGCATCCACCAAGCTGGCACTGATTGCTCCTAAGAAAGAGATTGGAGAAGGGGAGGTGCCCAGCATTGAGTGGTGGGACTCCTTCATCCTGCCCTCCAACATAGACAT AACACCCGACACAAAATTTGAAGAGTTGGAGCTCTTTGGTGTGACCAACCTGGTAGAACATCCTGCCCAAATTAGCCCTCCAG TTGACACAGATAAGCCAGTAACGCTGGGTGTTTACCTgacaaagaaagaacagaagaaactgAGAAGGCAGACACGAAGGGAGGGACAAAAAGAAGTTCAAGAGAAGGTTCGTCTGGGACTGATGCCTCCACCAGAGCCcaaag taCGTATCTCCAACCTGATGAGGGTGCTGGGGACAGAGGCGGTTCAGGACCCCACGAAGGTAGAGGCCCATGTCAGAGCACAGATGGCCAAGAGACAAAA GGCTCATGAGGAGGCCAATGCTGCACGCAAACTCACATCTgaacagaggaaagagaagaaggtcAAGAAATTAAAAGAAGACCTCACTGATGGCGTTCACATTGCTGTGTACAG GATCCGTAACCTGCAAAATCCCGCTAAGAAGTTTAAAGTGGAAGCCAATGCCAACCAGCTGTACCTGACGGGCACAGTAGTTCTTCACAGGGATGTCAACCTTGTTGTGGTAGAGGGAG GCCCTAAATCCCAGAAAAAGTTCAAGAGGATGATGTTGCACAGAATCAAATGGGAGGAACACAACAGTAAAAGAGATG ATccagatggtgatgatgatacAAAGAGGAACAACAAGTGCTGGCTGATATGGGAG GGCACAGCTAAAGAGCGTAGTTTTGGGGAGATGAAATTCAAGCAGTGTCCCACAGAAAGCATGGCCAGAGAACACTTCAAGAAACACGGCACAGAACACTACTGGGATCTCGCTCTCAGCATGAGCGTGTTGGACACCACAGATGACTGA